From Lagenorhynchus albirostris chromosome 10, mLagAlb1.1, whole genome shotgun sequence, the proteins below share one genomic window:
- the LY6G5C gene encoding lymphocyte antigen 6 complex locus protein G5c yields the protein MHVMAGPAGSRNLGPPQALYMVLLIMLVLMSLAFGEFERYDQEPLHQIHLNKYLSCYRCLLETKELGCLLGSDICLAPKGSSCMTLLIENNSGSEIVVSDCRSKEQMSDRSYTHTPPVLGF from the exons ATGCATGTTATGGCGGGCCCTGCAGGTAGCCGGAATCTGGGCCCCCCCCAAGCCCTGTACATGGTCCTCTTAATAATGCTGGTCCTGATGAGCTTGGCGTTTG GTGAGTTTGAGCGTTATGATCAAGAACCCCTTCATCagattcatttaaataaatacctAAGCTGCTATCGATGCCTCTTGGAGACCAAGGAGTTGGGATGCCTTCTGGGATCTGACATCTGCCTCGCCCCAAAGGGCAGCAGCTGCATGACTCTGCTCATAGAGAACA ACAGTGGTTCGGAGATCGTGGTGAGTGACTGCCGCAGCAAGGAGCAGATGAGTGATCGCTCGTACACCCACACTCCTCCAGTGCTGGGCTTCTAG
- the LY6G5B gene encoding LOW QUALITY PROTEIN: lymphocyte antigen 6 complex locus protein G5b (The sequence of the model RefSeq protein was modified relative to this genomic sequence to represent the inferred CDS: substituted 1 base at 1 genomic stop codon) gives MVTGRWGFRAPLRGFPSPQNSMTKAYMFVGVLVMMDFTVGKALVAEVRTCHLCLLEDPTIGCVLGSEKCTISSSSPCMGISIFHNTKVRFLIRGCGQHKSYRCQEKHPTYLPEYWYYAQCCXYDYCNSWYSPQLQSSLPEAPEGSLALPLSESQIQWFCQALNLSLPLPSFHAEKEPSEGLDPLAVLPLNLSLSVADLRRIYWFLNNSGLLVLPWARL, from the exons ATGGTCACAGGAAGGTGGGGTTTCAGAGCACCCCTGAGGggcttcccctctccccagaatTCCATGACGAAGGCCTATATGTTTGTAGGTGTGCTGGTCATGATGGACTTCACAGTGGGAAAGG CTCTTGTTGCTGAAGTCCGGACCTGCCACCTCTGCCTCTTAGAAGATCCTACTATAGGATGCGTTTTAGGCTCAGAGAAGTGCACGATCAGCAGCTCATCCCCATGCATGGGGATCAGCATCTTTCATA ATACCAAGGTTCGCTTCTTAATCCGGGGCTGTGGACAGCACAAGTCTTACCGGTGCCAAGAAAAACACCCCACCTACCTCCCAGAGTACTGGTACTACGCCCAGTGCTGCTAGTATGATTACTGCAACTCCTGGTACAgcccccagctccagagctccctccCTGAGGCCCCTGAGGggtccctggccctgcccctgtcTGAGTCCCAGATCCAGTGGTTCTGCCAAGCCCTGAACCTCTCACTGCCCCTACCCAGCTTCCATGCTGAGAAGGAGCCTTCTGAAGGCCTGGACCCCCTGGCTGTCCTGCCCCTGAATCTGAGTTTGTCCGTTGCTGACCTGCGCCGCATATACTGGTTCCTCAACAATTCAGGACTTTTGGTTCTTCCCTGGGCTAGGCTGTGA